Proteins found in one Oryza glaberrima chromosome 4, OglaRS2, whole genome shotgun sequence genomic segment:
- the LOC127770841 gene encoding putative cellulose synthase-like protein H3 has product MESEYDKLVRRIEDADETTLLRQGGGEFAEFMDAKRTNHRAIVKVIWDNNSKNRIGEEGGFPHLIYVSREKSPGHHHHYKAGAMNALTRVSAVMTNAPIMLNVDCDMFANDPQVVLHAMCLLLGFDDEISSGFVQVPQSFYGDLKDDPFGNKLEVIYKKLLCGFAGIQGLFYGGTGCFHRRKAIYGIEPDSIVVGREGAAGSPSYKELQFKFESSEELKESARNIISGDMSGEPIVDISSRIEVAKEVSSCNYESGTRWGLEVGWACGSMTKDILTGQRIHAAGWRSAKLETEPPAFLGCAPTGGPACLTQFKRWATGLFEILISQNNPLLQSIFKHLQFRQCLAYLTLYVWAVRGFVELCYELLVPYCLLTNQSFLPKASENCFNITLALFLTYNTYNFVEYMECGLSVRAWWNNHRMQRIISASAWLLAFFTVLLKTIGLSETVFEVTRKEKSTSDGNGQNDEVDPERFTFDASPVFIPVTALTMLNIVAITIGTWRAVFGTTEDVPGGPGISEFMSCGWLLLCLLPFVRGLVGKGSYGIPWSVKLKASLLVALFLFCSNRN; this is encoded by the exons AGTGAGTACGACAAGCTAGTCCGTCGGATCGAGGACGCCGACGAGACCACCCTTctgcggcaaggcggcggcgagttcGCCGAGTTCATGGACGCCAAGAGGACGAACCACCGCGCCATTGTCAAG GTTATATGGGATAATAACAGCAAGAACAGGATAGGCGAAGAAGGAGGGTTCCCGCATCTCATATACGTCTCAAGGGAGAAGAGCCCCGGACACCACCATCACTACAAGGCCGGCGCCATGAACGCCCTG ACGAGGGTGTCAGCCGTGATGACCAACGCACCGATCATGCTGAACGTGGACTGCGACATGTTCGCGAACGATCCCCAGGTCGTCCTCCACGCGATGTGCCTGCTGCTGGGGTTTGACGACGAGATCTCCAGCGGGTTCGTTCAGGTGCCGCAGAGTTTCTACGGCGACCTCAAGGACGATCCTTTCGGGAACAAGCTGGAGGTTATTTACAAG AAACTTCTATGCGGGTTTGCAGGGATTCAGGGCTTATTTTATGGTGGAACGGGCTGCTTCCACCGTAGAAAAGCCATTTACGGCATCGAACCAGACTCCATTGTGGTAGGAAGAGAGGGCGCCGCAG GTTCGCCATCTTACAAGGAGCTTCAGTTCAAGTTTGAAAGTTCAGAGGAGTTGAAGGAATCAGCTCGAAACATCATTTCTGGGGATATGTCCGGTGAGCCAATAGTAGATATATCAAGTCGCATTGAGGTTGCAAAAGAAGTTTCTTCCTGCAACTATGAGAGTGGCACACGTTGGGGTCTGGAG gttggttgggcctgtggaTCAATGACCAAAGACATTTTGACTGGGCAGCGGATCCATGCAGCAGGTTGGAGATCTGCAAAGTTGGAAACCGAACCACCAGCATTCTTGGGCTGCGCACCAACGGGTGGACCAGCTTGCCTAACCCAGTTCAAGAGATGGGCAACGGGTTTGTTTGAGATACTCATAAGTCAGAATAACCCACTCCTTCAGAGCATATTCAAGCATCTCCAATTCCGACAATGCCTTGCGTACTTGACTCTTTATGTGTGGGCTGTGAGGGGATTTGTTGAGCTATGCTATGAATTGTTGGTTCCTTATTGCCTACTCACAAATCAATCCTTCTTGCCAAAG GCATCAGAAAATTGTTTCAACATCACATTAGCACTATTCTTGACCTATAATACATACAACTTCGTGGAGTACATGGAATGTGGGCTCTCTGTACGTGCCTGGTGGAACAACCACAGAATGCAACGGATCATTTCAGCCTCTGCATGGCTACTAGCATTTTTTACTGTGCTCCTCAAGACCATAGGCCTCTCCGAGACTGTGTTCGAGGTCACCCGTAAGGAGAAGAGCACATCGGATGGCAATGGCCAAAACGATGAGGTTGACCCGGAGAGATTCACCTTTGACGCATCACCAGTGTTCATCCCCGTTACGGCGCTGACAATGTTGAACATTGTTGCAATCACAATTGGTACATGGAGGGCAGTTTTTGGGACAACAGAAGACGTGCCTGGTGGTCCGGGTATAAGTGAATTCATGTCTTGTGGATGGCTGCTACTGTGCTTATTGCCATTTGTGAGAGGGCTAGTGGGCAAGGGAAGCTATGGTATCCCATGGAGTGTCAAGCTGAAGGCTAGTTTGCTGGTGGCCTTGTTCCTGTTCTGCTCCAATAGAAATTAG